From a region of the Castanea sativa cultivar Marrone di Chiusa Pesio chromosome 10, ASM4071231v1 genome:
- the LOC142613926 gene encoding zinc finger protein GAI-ASSOCIATED FACTOR 1-like, with translation MSNATGDEGSFSSGNTGEEVVQERQQQQLQNPLHGSSSGPSGANSNSSTSQQQPPAKKKRNLPGTPDPNAEVIALSPTTLMATNRFVCEICNKGFQRDQNLQLHRRGHNLPWKLRQRTSTEVKKRVYICPEPSCVHHNPARALGDLTGIKKHFSRKHGEKKWKCDKCSKKYAVQSDRKAHQKTCGTREYKCDCGTIFSRRDSFITHRAFCDALAEENNKVNQGLMNNNIGSNIDTQMPELMSSMPMNTTTNASIGTSEFNNFDPKNPLKSLPQELVPIPFKSMNMGGLLSTSSGTLFGGPKTSSSSSLHLSSNSSSGLNYLQDNKNGCQISGSAHMSATALLQKAAQMGATASNNTINSPMMENSLVSASMAVNHDKISSIRPPYSSSAFQQHNINTSYDHFQPQPGQLNMVGINGGAFINQEPLQKVPQEISQLFDSTTTSSTGGGSTINDMAMFSQMIMNQGFMMKNIEQADSTSSSLIHGKATVELCQTEPSSFRGSDRTTVDFMGIGGSRPVNMHEPQQQRQQRLELEAISQQRFPIMNPFQQQFTHGDSGIEKPFWDV, from the exons atgtcaAATGCTACAGGTGATGAAGGGAGCTTCTCTTCAGGAAATACCGGGGAAGAAGTTGTTCAAGAAAGGCAGCAACAACAGCTACAAAATCCTCTCCATGGCTCAAGCTCAGGACCTTCTGGTGCCAACAGCAATAGCTCTACCTCCCAACAGCAACCACCcgccaagaagaaaaggaatcTTCCAGGAACTCCAG ATCCAAATGCTGAAGTTATTGCTCTATCACCAACGACACTAATGGCAACAAACAGGTTTGTGTGTGAGATATGCAACAAAGGGTTCCAAAGGGACCAAAATCTTCAATTGCATAGGAGAGGTCACAATCTTCCATGGAAGCTCAGGCAAAGGACAAGCACCGAGGTCAAGAAAAGGGTCTACATATGCCCTGAGCCATCATGTGTCCACCACAACCCGGCTCGAGCATTAGGAGACCTTACTGGCATTAAAAAGCACTTTAGCCGTAAACATggagaaaagaaatggaaatgTGACAAATGCTCAAAGAAATATGCCGTGCAATCGGATCGGAAGGCTCATCAAAAGACCTGTGGTACTAGAGAATACAAATGTGATTGTGGAACCATCTTTTCCAG GAGAGATAGCTTTATCACCCACAGAGCTTTCTGTGATGCATTAGCagaagaaaacaacaaagtaaaCCAGGGACTAATGAACAACAATATTGGGTCAAACATAGACACCCAAATGCCTGAGCTGATGTCATCTATGCCCATGAACACCACAACAAACGCATCCATTGGAACATCTGAATTCAACAACTTTGACCCCAAGAACCCACTCAAATCCCTCCCCCAAGAACTAGTCCCAATTCCATTTAAGTCCATGAACATGGGAGGTTTGTTATCAACAAGCTCAGGTACTCTCTTTGGCGGTCCAAAGACTTCCTCTTCATCAAGCCTACATCTCAGTTCCAACAGCTCCTCTGGCTTAAATTATCTCCAAGACAATAAAAATGGGTGCCAAATCTCTGGGTCAGCTCACATGTCAGCAACAGCTTTGTTACAGAAAGCAGCACAAATGGGTGCCACTGCAAGCAATAATACTATAAACTCACCCATGATGGAAAACAGCCTTGTTAGTGCCAGCATGGCTGTTAATCATGACAAAATTTCTTCTATTAGACCACCATACTCATCAAGTGCCTTTCAACAGCATAATATTAATACCTCATATGATCACTTCCAACCACAGCCTGGTCAATTAAACATGGTTGGGATCAATGGTGGAGCATTCATCAACCAGGAGCCATTGCAGAAAGTCCCACAGGAAATCTCACAACTCTTTGATAGTACTACTACTTCTAGTACTGGTGGTGGCTCTACAATTAATGATATGGCTATGTTTAGCCAAATGATAATGAACCAAGGATTCATGATGAAGAACATAGAACAAGCGGACAGTACTAGTTCTAGTTTGATACATGGAAAAGCCACTGTTGAGCTATGCCAGACAGAGCCATCAAGTTTTAGAGGAAGTGATAGGACTACAGTTGATTTCATGGGGATTGGGGGGTCAAGGCCTGTGAATATGCATGAACCACAGCAGCAACGACAACAAAGGTTGGAATTGGAGGCAATAAGCCAGCAAAGGTTTCCAATTATGAATCCTTTCCAGCAACAATTCACACATGGGGATTCAGGAATTGAAAAGCCTTTTTGGGATGTTTGA
- the LOC142611850 gene encoding metal tolerance protein 2 — MGFRFHNLKSLYRTSISKLSHTNTHKNKKFHPNPIIFQTLNSHLQTLSDSETHKYNHPVYKIPKRWHLGHSHHGHDQEDQNQQYGKEGENIFRLGLAADIGLATGKAFTGYLSGSTAIIADAAHSVSDVVLSGIALWSYKVAKAPKDKEHPYGHGKFETLGSLGISCMLLLTAGGIAWHALEILLAMLSSHPEIVDQPFSHEHVHSHLHSGHHHGVGMDHPILALNMTIVSICVKEGLYWITKRAGEKQGSGLMKANAWHHRADAVSSVVALIGVGGSILGVKFLDPLAGVIVSGMILKAGLEAGYQSVLELVDAAIPGEHLDSIKQTILQTEGVKGCHRMRGRRAGSYLYLDVHIEVDPLCSVSAGHYIGENVRHHIHKSHPEVAEVFIHIDPAISQISVSIADQQESSKGTKQNINIPAEDKDIDAVVSNVILSRFPEKMVVERVTHHLLQGKLLLQIEVSMPPEMLIRDAKEMAEEAENEILKAASNIIHVSIQLRLGHPIPQLNL; from the exons atgggATTTAGATTCCACAATCTCAAATCCCTATACAGAACTTCAATCTCAAAGCTGTCACACACCAATACCCACAAGAACAAGAAATTCCACCCAAACCCCATAATTTTCCAAACTCTGAATTCCCATCTTCAAACTCTCTCTGACTCTGAAACCCACAAATACAATCACCCAGTTTACAAAATCCCCAAAAGGTGGCATCTGGGCCATTCCCACCATGGCCATGATCAGGAGGACCAAAACCAACAATATGGGAAGGAGGGTGAGAATATATTCCGGTTGGGTCTAGCTGCTGACATTGGTTTGGCTACTGGAAAAGCCTTCACTGGCTATCTTTCTGGTAGCACTGCCATTATTGCTGATGCTGCACATTCCGTTTCCGATGTG GTTCTTAGTGGCATTGCTCTATGGTCATATAAAGTTGCAAAGGCTCCAAAAGACAAAGAACACCCATATG GACATGGTAAATTTGAGACTCTTGGAAGCCTTGGAATCTCTTGCATGCTTTTGTTAACAGCTGGTGGCATTGCATGGCATGCTTTAGAGATTTTGCTA GCAATGCTGTCATCACATCCTGAAATAGTTGATCAGCCATTTTCACATGAGCATGTGCATAGCCATCTTCATAGTGGACACCACCATGGAGTTGGCATGGATCATCCCATCCTGGCTTTGAATATGACTATTGTATCAATTTGTGTAAAAGAAGG GCTTTATTGGATAACAAAACGGGCTGGAGAAAAGCAAGGCAGTGGGCTGATGAAAGCAAATGCCTGGCATCATCGTGCAGACGCTGTTTCATCAGTAGTTGCTCTCATTGGTGTTG GAGGTTCTATTCTTGGAGTTAAATTTCTAGATCCCCTAGCTGGAGTTATTGTCTCAGGCATGATCCTAAAAGCTGGGCTTGAAGCTGGGTATCAGAG TGTTTTGGAGCTCGTGGATGCTGCAATCCCAGGGGAACATTTGGATTCTATTAAACAAACAATACTTCAAACTGAGGGTGTCAAG GGATGCCATCGGATGAGGGGAAGGAGGGCTGGTTCATATCTGTATCTTGATGTACATATTGAG GTTGACCCTCTTTGTAGTGTTAGTGCTGGACATTACATTGGTGAAAATGTTCGTCATCACATTCACAAATCCCACCCTGAAGTAGCTGAAGTTTTCATTCACATAG ATCCTGCAATTTCACAAATCTCTGTGAGTATAGCTGACCAGCAAGAAAGTTCTAAGGGAACCaagcaaaatataaatattccTGCAGAGGATAAAGACATTGATGCAGTTGTTTCCAATGTCATCTTGTCAAGGTTTCCTGAG AAAATGGTTGTTGAGCGCGTAACTCACCACTTGTTGCAAGGCAAGCTTTTACTCCAAATTGAGGTCTCTATGCCACCAGAAATGTTGATACG GGATGCAAAGGAGATGGCAGAAGAAGCAGAAAATGAGATTTTGAAGGCAGCCTCAAATATCATTCATGTAAGCATTCAGCTACGTTTGGGGCATCCAATTCCACAGTTGAACCTTTGA